One window of Medicago truncatula cultivar Jemalong A17 chromosome 2, MtrunA17r5.0-ANR, whole genome shotgun sequence genomic DNA carries:
- the LOC11439350 gene encoding LOW QUALITY PROTEIN: pentatricopeptide repeat-containing protein At2g25580-like (The sequence of the model RefSeq protein was modified relative to this genomic sequence to represent the inferred CDS: inserted 1 base in 1 codon), with product MMFSKKASLVTVSSLLKLCNGCCSRHVVNCIKGCNTSRAICTATERSDFQFSGGYDSLHYQQNLGGLYNLWESGSYRDKLASSGSLYNGTLEELDSFCRDGKVKEAVENLQKLEKLHIHVDLQRCLQLMRICGKAKSLEEARVVHRHALQHLHPLTVSTDNRVLEMYFECGSLDDAIDVFKSMPEYDLTTWHTMIMQLVKNGFAEDSIDIFTQFKNMGLKPDGQMFIGVFGACSMLGDISEGMLHFESMSKDYGIVPTMAHYVSLVEMIASIGHLDEALEFIEKMPMEPNVEVWKTLMNSCRVHGNTELGDXCAELVEKLDPSCLNEKAKAGLLLGENSDLIKKNEQNKLTINPKGQSRVHEFRNGDTSDPKSDKIYTLLRGLREQMKEDGYIAETRYALHDIDEEGKEDVLLAHSERLAVAKGLFSSPARSTIRVIKNFRICPDCHTALKIISKIVGRELIIQAKRCHHFKNGLCSCKDYF from the exons atgatgttttctaaaaaagCATCACTAGTTACAGTTAGTTCTCTTTTGAAGTTGTGCAATGGATGTTGTTCACGCCATGTTGTGAACTGTATCAAAGGCTGCAATACGTCTAGGGCTATTTGCACTGCTACTGAAAGGTCGGATTTCCAATTTTCTGGTGGTTACGATTCTTTGCATTATCAACAAAATCTTGGAGGGTTGTATAACCTATGGGAAAGTGGATCTTATCGGGATAAACTTGCTAGTTCAGGTAGTTTGTATAACGGCACACTTGAGGAACTAGATAGTTTTTGCAGGGATGGTAAAGTGAAGGAAGCAGTTGAAAATTTGCAAAAGTTGGAAAAGCTTCATATTCATGTGGATTTGCAGCGTTGTTTGCAATTAATGCGCATTTGTGGGAAGGCTAAGTCTCTTGAGGAGGCAAGAGTTGTACACAGACATGCTTTGCAACATTTGCATCCTCTTACGGTTAGCACAGACAATAGAGTATTGGAGATGTATTTTGAATGTGGTTCTCTAGATGATGCAATCGACGTGTTCAAGAGCATGCCTGAGTACGATTTGACTACTTGGCATACTATGATAATGCAACTCGTCAAGAATGGTTTTGCAGAAgattcaattgatatatttactCAATTTAAAAACATGGGACTAAAACCTGATGGCCAAATGTTTATTGGAGTTTTTGGTGCATGTAGTATGTTGGGAGATATTAGTGAGGGAATGCTGCACTTTGAATCCATGAGCAAAGACTATGGCATTGTACCAACAATGGCCCATTATGTCAGTCTAGTAGAGATGATTGCTAGTATTGGGCATCTTGATGAAGCCTTGGAGTTCATTGAAAAGATGCCAATGGAACCAAATGTAGAGGTATGGAAGACTTTGATGAATAGTTGCAGAGTTCATGGAAACACTGAGTTGGGGG GTTGTGCTGAACTAGTTGAGAAGTTGGATCCTTCTTGTTTGAATGAGAAAGCTAAAGCTGGCCTTTTACTTGGAGAAAATTCAgacttaataaaaaagaatgagcAGAACAAATTAACGATAAATCCAAAAGGTCAGAGTCGAGTCCATGAATTTCGAAATGGAGATACGTCCGATCCAAAAAGTGATAAGATTTATACTTTGCTTAGAGGTTTGAGAGAGCAAATGAAAGAAGATGGCTATATTGCAGAGACGAGATATGCGTTGCATGACATAGACGAGGAAGGCAAAGAAGATGTTCTCCTTGCCCACAGTGAGAGACTTGCTGTTGCTAAAGGTCTCTTTAGCAGTCCTGCTCGTTCAACTATTAGAGTAATTAAGAATTTTCGTATTTGTCCTGATTGTCATACTGCACTGAAGATTATTTCTAAGATCGTGGGAAGAGAACTCATCATCCAAGCTAAAAGGTGCCACCATTTTAAAAATGGGCTATGCTCTTGCAAGGATTATTTTTGA